From the genome of Fusobacterium varium, one region includes:
- a CDS encoding Extracellular serine protease precursor: MKIKIEFKYLYIFIILSTLLSGCGSGGGGSSSNNSNNITVPPKIEMNFKKSDTVVGVIDTSFSYFDEFKDPSGNYRIFIDDSFDADPQKKLNNTYTHGELVSLLIGGNKTGVSDKIGIYAIPAYLTEGGKIKFQASMYEKMYQAGVRIFSQSFGNPSYGITKENYPVASGIVDFYVNKASTDSLFIFAAGNTGDFNPTAEALLPKFYPKAEKGWLAVVGLDPSTGKIHRDSSRAGEAMNWTITASFVAEADKVYNGINYHTTAFGTSFSAPVVAGAAGAIQVKYPWMSRDLIRQSLLTTATDLGDVGVDNVYGWGYLNLEKALKGPAVFDKRLTFDNDGNRIDNVIIDMNGYPTSSENIANYTFANDISGDAGVIKKGTGTLWFTGNNTYSGQTTIQDGALVITNNLNSNVVLENNGILRAVGVVSPLGITERVVTINGNIKNNSTSTEGLSISYGGLKINGDYTGNNNSSISIDITSNLEVTGTFDNGNGKINVTYGTKSIPISNIYMTKDIVTAELIKNTIPENINTVPINNYFDFQNITVTDNKISLDYKRNSTEYVVKSLGMTSHSAVNTALNLENSFTVAEKNDSFLKAASGILATPNALLPRTIDSLSAEIYASSQNLIFKQLKEMNRDLSNRVALVSENRNDNLNGIWFNGIGTKGKLYQKGYAGADTKLYGGQVGIDRYFSDKLLLGAVISASKAEADFDKYAGKAENTNVMLSGYGLYEFNKNFYTLGRVGIGYTKSDVERDIWINENSIHLSTDYDNVLYSLYSELGYKFSINKNIKVSPYVGLMYDYVRRGSFKEDSNSIYGIETGRKNYEQFSGVAGIRTDFKFDRYKFYGGVTQVVSFSEDKLDFKAKYVGDISGNGYNITGIKLNKNTTWINLGIEAKINESTSINISYDISVERAKISDNMVSLGYKFRF; this comes from the coding sequence ATGAAAATTAAAATTGAGTTTAAATATTTATATATATTTATAATTTTATCTACTCTGCTCAGTGGTTGTGGAAGTGGAGGAGGAGGTTCATCCTCAAATAATAGCAATAATATTACTGTTCCACCAAAGATAGAAATGAATTTTAAAAAATCAGATACTGTGGTAGGTGTCATAGATACTTCTTTTTCATATTTTGATGAATTTAAAGATCCATCAGGTAACTATAGAATATTCATTGATGATAGTTTTGATGCTGATCCTCAGAAAAAATTAAATAATACATACACACATGGTGAATTAGTATCTCTTCTTATAGGAGGGAATAAAACTGGTGTAAGTGATAAAATAGGAATTTATGCTATTCCTGCTTATTTAACTGAAGGAGGTAAGATAAAATTTCAGGCAAGTATGTATGAAAAAATGTATCAGGCAGGAGTGAGGATATTTAGTCAGTCTTTTGGAAACCCTTCATATGGAATAACTAAAGAAAATTATCCAGTAGCTTCTGGAATTGTTGATTTTTATGTAAATAAGGCTTCAACAGATTCACTGTTTATTTTTGCTGCTGGAAACACTGGAGATTTTAATCCAACAGCAGAAGCACTTCTGCCAAAATTTTATCCTAAGGCTGAAAAAGGATGGTTGGCAGTAGTTGGACTAGATCCTTCAACTGGAAAGATTCATAGAGATTCCAGTAGAGCTGGAGAAGCTATGAACTGGACTATTACTGCAAGTTTTGTGGCTGAGGCAGATAAGGTTTACAATGGGATAAACTATCATACTACAGCTTTTGGAACTTCTTTTTCTGCTCCTGTAGTAGCTGGGGCAGCTGGAGCCATACAGGTAAAATATCCATGGATGTCAAGAGATCTCATCAGACAATCTCTTCTAACTACAGCAACTGATCTTGGAGATGTTGGAGTAGATAATGTCTATGGGTGGGGATATCTTAATTTGGAAAAAGCGTTAAAAGGTCCTGCTGTGTTTGATAAAAGACTTACTTTTGATAATGATGGAAATCGTATTGATAATGTAATTATTGATATGAATGGATATCCTACTTCTTCTGAAAATATTGCAAATTATACTTTTGCAAATGATATATCAGGAGATGCAGGTGTAATAAAAAAAGGAACAGGTACATTATGGTTTACAGGAAATAATACATATTCTGGTCAAACTACTATACAAGATGGAGCTCTTGTTATTACAAATAATTTAAATTCAAATGTAGTACTAGAAAATAATGGAATATTAAGAGCTGTTGGAGTTGTTTCTCCTTTAGGAATAACTGAAAGGGTAGTAACTATTAATGGGAATATAAAGAATAACTCTACCTCGACAGAAGGACTTAGTATATCTTATGGAGGATTGAAAATTAATGGAGATTATACAGGAAATAATAATAGCTCAATTAGTATAGATATTACTTCAAATTTAGAAGTTACAGGAACTTTTGATAATGGAAATGGAAAAATAAATGTAACTTATGGAACTAAAAGCATTCCAATATCAAATATATATATGACAAAAGATATTGTTACAGCTGAGCTTATTAAAAATACTATTCCTGAAAATATAAATACAGTTCCCATCAACAACTATTTTGATTTTCAGAATATAACAGTAACAGATAATAAAATAAGTTTGGATTATAAAAGAAATTCTACTGAATATGTAGTGAAATCATTAGGAATGACATCTCATTCTGCTGTAAATACAGCTTTAAATTTGGAAAATTCTTTTACAGTTGCAGAAAAAAATGATTCTTTTTTAAAAGCAGCTTCTGGTATATTAGCCACTCCTAATGCTCTCCTTCCTCGGACTATAGATTCTCTTTCTGCCGAAATATATGCTTCTTCTCAAAATTTAATATTTAAACAATTAAAAGAAATGAACAGGGATCTTTCTAATAGAGTGGCGCTTGTTTCAGAAAATAGAAATGATAATTTAAATGGAATATGGTTTAATGGAATAGGAACAAAAGGAAAACTTTATCAAAAGGGTTATGCTGGGGCAGATACTAAACTATATGGTGGACAGGTAGGAATAGACAGATATTTTTCAGATAAACTTTTGCTGGGAGCTGTTATATCTGCTTCAAAAGCTGAAGCTGATTTTGATAAATATGCTGGTAAAGCTGAAAATACAAATGTTATGCTGTCTGGATATGGATTATATGAATTTAATAAAAATTTCTATACTTTAGGAAGAGTAGGGATAGGCTATACGAAAAGTGATGTAGAAAGAGATATATGGATAAATGAGAACAGTATTCATTTAAGTACAGATTATGATAATGTTCTATATTCTTTATATAGTGAATTGGGATATAAATTCTCTATAAATAAAAATATTAAAGTAAGCCCTTATGTTGGACTGATGTATGACTATGTAAGAAGAGGAAGCTTTAAAGAAGATTCAAATAGTATTTATGGAATAGAAACTGGTAGAAAAAATTATGAACAATTTTCTGGAGTAGCAGGTATAAGAACTGATTTTAAATTTGATAGATATAAATTTTATGGAGGAGTAACTCAAGTAGTTTCTTTTTCTGAAGACAAATTAGATTTTAAAGCTAAATATGTAGGAGATATAAGCGGGAATGGCTATAATATAACAGGTATAAAATTGAATAAAAATACTACATGGATAAATTTAGGTATTGAAGCAAAAATAAATGAAAGTACATCTATAAATATATCATATGATATATCAGTAGAAAGAGCAAAGATTTCAGATAATATGGTATCATTAGGATATAAGTTTAGATTTTAA
- the yjjK gene encoding Uncharacterized ABC transporter ATP-binding protein YjjK: MALLQVNNLFMGFTGETLFKNISFSIDEKDKIGMIGVNGAGKSTLIKILLGLEYDEVDPETNQRGTISKKGGLKIGYLSQHPNLNPDNTVFEELMTVFSNVQNDYHRIQELNVILAENLDDFDKTMEELGTITARYEQNEGYAIEYKVKQILNGLSLAESLWNSKISDLSGGQLSRVALGKILLEEPELLILDEPTNHLDLNAIEWLEKILKDYKKAFILISHDVYFLDNVVNRIFEIEGKTLKTYNGNYTDFTIQKEAYLSGAVKAFDKEQDKLRKMEEFIRRYKAGVKSKQARGREKILNRMEKMENPVITTKKIKLKFETDTTSVDLVLRIKDLAKSFDGKEIFSNLNLDIYRGDRIGVIGKMVWENLLC; the protein is encoded by the coding sequence ATGGCACTTCTGCAGGTAAATAATTTATTTATGGGATTTACAGGGGAAACTTTGTTTAAGAATATAAGCTTTTCAATAGATGAAAAGGACAAAATAGGAATGATAGGAGTGAATGGAGCAGGGAAAAGTACTCTTATTAAAATACTTTTGGGTTTGGAATATGATGAGGTTGATCCTGAAACAAATCAAAGGGGAACAATATCAAAAAAAGGTGGATTAAAAATAGGATATCTTTCACAGCATCCTAATCTTAATCCAGATAATACTGTTTTTGAAGAATTGATGACAGTTTTTTCTAATGTTCAGAATGATTACCATAGAATACAAGAATTAAATGTTATATTGGCAGAAAATCTTGATGATTTTGATAAAACAATGGAAGAACTAGGTACTATCACAGCAAGGTATGAGCAAAATGAGGGATATGCAATAGAATATAAGGTAAAGCAGATATTGAATGGACTTAGTTTGGCAGAATCTTTATGGAATTCAAAAATAAGTGATTTGTCTGGAGGGCAGCTTTCAAGGGTAGCATTAGGAAAAATTCTTTTGGAAGAACCTGAGCTTTTGATACTAGATGAACCTACTAACCACTTGGATTTAAATGCTATTGAGTGGTTGGAGAAAATATTAAAAGACTATAAGAAAGCTTTTATTCTTATTTCACATGATGTTTATTTTTTAGATAATGTAGTAAATAGAATATTTGAAATAGAAGGAAAAACTTTAAAGACATATAATGGAAACTATACAGATTTCACTATTCAGAAGGAGGCTTATTTGTCAGGAGCTGTAAAAGCTTTTGATAAAGAACAGGATAAGCTGAGAAAGATGGAGGAATTTATTAGAAGGTATAAAGCAGGAGTAAAATCCAAACAGGCAAGAGGAAGAGAAAAGATACTTAACAGAATGGAAAAAATGGAAAATCCTGTTATTACAACTAAAAAAATAAAACTTAAGTTTGAAACTGATACTACAAGTGTAGATTTAGTATTGAGAATAAAAGATTTAGCAAAATCTTTTGATGGGAAAGAAATATTCTCTAATTTAAATCTTGATATATATAGAGGAGATAGAATTGGAGTAATTGGAAAAATGGTGTGGGAAAATCTACTTTGTTAA
- a CDS encoding Uncharacterized ABC transporter ATP-binding protein HI_0658, protein MGKSTLLKIINGMEKQSKGEFKIGDRVKIGYYDQNHQGLDPKKTVLEELMYHFVLSEEEARNICGGFLFTEDDVYKEISSLSGGEKARVAFMKLMLEKPNFLILDEPTNHLDIYSREILSESLEDYTGTILVVSHDRNFLDCVVNNIYEVKKDGAELFKGDYNSYLNQREEVKEKDTKASLNFEEQKRNKNRISSLEKKILKAEADVEKLEEKNLQKKKSIIKQE, encoded by the coding sequence GTGGGAAAATCTACTTTGTTAAAAATAATAAATGGTATGGAAAAACAGAGTAAGGGAGAATTTAAAATAGGGGATAGGGTAAAAATTGGTTATTATGATCAAAACCATCAAGGATTGGACCCTAAGAAAACTGTTTTGGAAGAGCTTATGTATCATTTTGTATTAAGTGAAGAAGAAGCAAGAAATATATGTGGAGGATTTCTTTTTACAGAAGATGATGTGTATAAAGAAATATCTAGTTTAAGTGGAGGAGAAAAAGCAAGAGTGGCATTTATGAAGCTTATGCTAGAAAAACCTAATTTTTTGATACTAGATGAGCCTACTAACCATTTGGATATATATTCAAGAGAGATATTGTCTGAATCTCTTGAAGATTATACAGGAACAATATTAGTAGTATCACATGATAGAAATTTTTTAGATTGTGTTGTTAATAATATATATGAAGTAAAAAAAGATGGAGCAGAACTTTTTAAAGGGGATTATAATTCTTATTTAAATCAAAGAGAAGAAGTGAAAGAAAAGGATACTAAGGCTTCTCTTAATTTTGAAGAGCAGAAAAGAAATAAAAATAGAATATCATCTCTTGAAAAGAAAATATTAAAAGCTGAGGCAGATGTAGAAAAACTTGAAGAAAAAAATCTGCAAAAGAAGAAGAGTATAATAAAGCAGGAATAG
- the fusA_1 gene encoding Elongation factor G translates to MSRRRAAIKRDVLPDSRYSDKVVTKVINSIMLDGKKAIAEGIFYSAMDLIKEKTGQEGYDVFKQALENIKPQIEVRSRRIGGATYQVPVEVRVERQQTLAIRWLTLYTRQRKEYGMIEKLAAELIAAANNDGATIKKKKILIKWQKQIELSHIIKSSFYRRQRLTLFIFLRRKYLMARKVSLDMTRNVGIMAHIDAGKTTTTERILFYTGVEHKLGEVHEGGATMDWMEQEQERGITITSAATTCFWREHRINIIDTPGHVDFTVEVERSLRVLDGAVAVFSAVDGVQPQSETVWRQADKYQVPRIAFFNKMDRIGADFNMCVGDIKDKLGSNPVPIQLPIGAEDYFEGVIDLITMKEIIWPVDSDNGQNLK, encoded by the coding sequence ATGTCAAGAAGAAGAGCAGCAATAAAAAGAGATGTACTACCTGATTCTAGATACTCAGATAAAGTAGTTACTAAAGTTATCAATTCAATTATGTTAGATGGGAAGAAAGCTATCGCTGAAGGAATATTCTACTCAGCTATGGATTTAATAAAAGAGAAAACTGGTCAAGAGGGGTATGACGTATTTAAACAAGCATTAGAAAATATCAAACCTCAAATCGAAGTTAGATCAAGAAGAATCGGAGGAGCTACATACCAAGTTCCAGTTGAAGTAAGAGTTGAAAGACAACAAACTTTAGCAATTAGATGGTTAACACTTTATACAAGACAAAGAAAAGAATATGGTATGATCGAAAAATTAGCAGCAGAATTAATCGCAGCAGCTAATAATGATGGAGCAACTATAAAGAAAAAGAAGATACTTATAAAATGGCAGAAGCAAATAGAGCTTTCGCACATTATAAAATCTAGTTTTTATAGACGGCAGAGGTTAACTTTATTCATTTTTTTGAGGAGGAAATACTTAATGGCTAGGAAAGTTTCTTTAGATATGACTAGAAACGTTGGAATTATGGCTCATATCGATGCAGGAAAAACTACTACTACTGAAAGAATCCTATTCTATACAGGAGTAGAGCATAAGCTAGGAGAAGTTCATGAAGGTGGAGCTACAATGGACTGGATGGAACAAGAGCAAGAAAGAGGTATCACTATCACTTCTGCTGCAACAACTTGTTTCTGGAGAGAACATAGAATAAATATAATAGACACACCAGGACACGTGGACTTTACAGTTGAGGTTGAAAGATCTCTAAGAGTTTTAGATGGAGCAGTTGCAGTGTTCTCAGCAGTTGATGGGGTGCAACCTCAATCAGAAACTGTTTGGAGACAAGCTGATAAATATCAAGTACCAAGAATCGCATTCTTTAACAAAATGGATAGAATTGGTGCTGACTTCAATATGTGTGTTGGAGATATTAAAGATAAATTAGGATCAAATCCTGTACCTATTCAATTACCAATTGGTGCAGAAGATTACTTTGAAGGAGTAATTGACCTAATCACTATGAAAGAAATTATCTGGCCTGTTGATTCAGATAATGGACAAAATTTGAAGTAA
- the rssA_1 gene encoding NTE family protein rssA, producing MAKKILILHLFILMFSFSFSDGVQSKASKVDAINKAIEELKMQQAHLELLKEKIESTDTHIADKAPVSESRPKIALVLSGGGAKGAAHVGVLKVLEKYQIPVDIIIGTSVGSIVGGMYSIGYSPDEIEKTILNLKFTSLLTNSKDRNLKNIEDKIENDKYPFTVSIDKNLKLSFPMGFLNGENIYLQLKEIFNRAENIKNFNELPIQYRAVTTDLQTGKEVVLRDGDLALATFKSMAIPSFLEPVEDNGKFYVDGGVVNNFPIDVALSLGADIIIAVDISAEASKINEKSNLITILDKLATYNGNRKVELHKRLADILIVPDVKDHDTIDFSNLSGLVDEGEKAAEKYGYILENLSYPEEFKKIKEKSLKEKPILIKNIKLVGNEILTEKKVKNLMPNVNNKQFSRADLNDWTKRIYSVSYIERAFYEIDGDTIIFKVKEKDGININASLNYASNYGGSMNISATIPNFGLWTRNYTIKAEASSYPKIALNNLSFYELGRIKILTAASIGYEVDPLFIFNDGNKVSTYDSNTFKTTLSLGTAISNNVVTGLTLGYQDTDNKYSSGSRAYRDFHESYQTVSTGIYLYIDTLNKKNFPSKGNVLRFEGFNTQGITGKDINYNGFMFSSDFYLPVTEKFSMNLGISGGKTAGENIPNSSLFKLGGLRDNDLSFSFIGLPMMGRYTDEFYMIRSGIQYRLTDTFYLVGKYNMMTYSSDRLSFQKSYDIGDRRYHGYGGGIGWDTFLGPISLMVSNDLDSSSPLFEIYMGYTF from the coding sequence ATGGCAAAAAAAATCTTAATTCTTCATTTATTTATTCTGATGTTTTCTTTCTCATTTTCTGATGGAGTTCAGTCTAAAGCCTCTAAAGTAGATGCCATCAATAAAGCTATAGAAGAATTGAAGATGCAGCAAGCTCATTTGGAGCTTTTAAAAGAAAAAATTGAAAGTACAGATACTCATATTGCAGATAAAGCTCCTGTTTCTGAAAGTAGACCTAAAATAGCCCTCGTCTTAAGTGGTGGAGGTGCAAAAGGAGCTGCCCATGTTGGAGTTCTTAAAGTTCTCGAAAAATATCAGATTCCTGTAGATATAATAATAGGAACAAGTGTGGGAAGTATAGTTGGTGGAATGTATTCTATTGGATATTCTCCAGATGAGATAGAAAAAACCATACTTAATCTTAAATTTACTTCACTCCTTACAAATTCAAAGGATAGAAATTTAAAAAATATAGAAGATAAAATAGAAAATGATAAATATCCTTTTACTGTCAGTATAGATAAAAATCTTAAATTATCATTCCCTATGGGATTTTTAAATGGAGAAAATATTTATTTACAATTAAAAGAAATATTCAACAGAGCTGAAAATATCAAAAATTTTAATGAACTTCCTATTCAATATAGAGCTGTTACTACTGATTTGCAGACTGGAAAAGAAGTAGTTTTGAGAGATGGTGATCTTGCTCTTGCTACATTTAAAAGTATGGCTATACCTAGTTTTCTTGAACCAGTAGAAGATAATGGAAAATTTTATGTAGATGGAGGAGTTGTTAATAATTTCCCTATAGATGTGGCTCTTTCATTAGGAGCTGATATAATTATAGCTGTTGATATCTCTGCTGAAGCTTCTAAAATAAATGAAAAATCAAATCTTATAACTATTTTAGATAAACTTGCTACATATAATGGAAATAGAAAAGTAGAACTACATAAAAGACTGGCCGATATTTTAATAGTTCCAGATGTAAAAGACCATGATACAATTGATTTCAGTAACCTTTCAGGACTTGTTGATGAAGGAGAAAAAGCTGCTGAAAAATATGGATATATATTGGAAAATTTAAGTTATCCTGAAGAGTTTAAAAAAATCAAAGAAAAAAGTCTTAAAGAAAAGCCAATACTGATAAAAAATATAAAACTTGTTGGAAATGAAATTCTTACTGAAAAAAAAGTTAAAAATCTTATGCCAAATGTTAATAACAAGCAATTTAGCAGAGCTGATTTAAATGACTGGACAAAAAGAATTTATTCTGTAAGCTATATAGAAAGAGCCTTTTATGAAATAGATGGAGATACTATCATATTCAAAGTAAAAGAAAAAGATGGAATAAATATCAATGCTTCACTTAATTATGCTTCTAATTATGGTGGTTCTATGAATATATCTGCAACTATTCCAAACTTTGGATTATGGACTAGAAACTATACTATAAAAGCTGAAGCATCAAGTTATCCTAAAATAGCTCTCAATAATCTCTCATTTTATGAATTAGGAAGAATTAAAATTTTAACTGCTGCAAGTATAGGTTATGAAGTTGACCCATTGTTTATTTTTAATGATGGAAATAAAGTTTCAACATATGATTCAAATACTTTTAAAACTACTTTATCTCTTGGTACAGCAATATCAAATAATGTTGTTACAGGATTAACTCTAGGATACCAAGATACAGATAATAAATATTCTAGTGGAAGTAGAGCATATAGAGATTTCCATGAAAGTTATCAAACTGTTTCTACTGGTATATATCTCTATATTGATACTCTTAATAAAAAAAATTTCCCATCAAAGGGAAACGTTTTACGTTTTGAAGGTTTCAATACACAAGGAATAACAGGAAAAGATATAAATTATAACGGCTTCATGTTCTCTAGTGATTTCTATCTTCCTGTAACTGAAAAATTCTCTATGAACTTAGGTATATCTGGTGGAAAAACAGCAGGTGAAAATATTCCTAACAGCAGTCTTTTCAAACTAGGTGGATTGAGGGATAATGATTTATCTTTTTCATTTATAGGTTTACCTATGATGGGAAGATATACAGATGAATTTTATATGATTCGTAGTGGTATTCAATATAGACTTACAGATACATTCTACCTTGTGGGAAAATATAATATGATGACTTATTCATCTGATAGATTATCATTTCAGAAATCTTATGACATTGGAGATAGAAGATATCATGGTTATGGTGGTGGAATCGGCTGGGATACATTCCTTGGTCCTATTTCTTTAATGGTATCTAATGATTTGGATTCCTCTTCTCCATTATTTGAAATCTATATGGGATATACATTCTAA
- the rpsL gene encoding 30S ribosomal protein S12, whose amino-acid sequence MPTLSQLVKNGRDTLLEKKKSPALQGNPQRRGVCVRVYTTTPKKPNSALRKVARVKLTNGIEVTCYIPGEGHNLQEHSIVLVRGGRTKDLPGVRYKVIRGALDTAGVAKRKQSRSKYGAKKA is encoded by the coding sequence ATGCCTACTTTAAGTCAATTAGTAAAAAATGGAAGAGACACTTTACTAGAAAAGAAAAAATCACCAGCATTACAAGGAAACCCACAAAGAAGAGGAGTTTGTGTAAGAGTTTATACAACTACACCTAAAAAGCCAAACTCAGCTTTAAGAAAGGTTGCCAGAGTAAAATTAACTAATGGAATCGAAGTTACTTGCTACATTCCAGGAGAAGGACACAATTTACAAGAACACTCAATCGTACTTGTAAGAGGTGGAAGAACAAAAGACTTACCAGGGGTTAGATACAAAGTTATTAGAGGAGCTTTGGATACAGCTGGAGTTGCAAAAAGAAAACAATCAAGATCTAAATATGGAGCTAAAAAAGCGTAA